The genomic interval TTAGTCTTGATTTCACGATTGATTTCAAACATCCCGTCATCGATTCAGGTTCTCAGCGCTTCAAACTGGATTTCTCTGCTGATGCTTTTGTGCGCCAGATTAGCCGTGCCCGTACCTTCGGCTTTATGCGTGATATCGAGTATTTGCAGTCCCGTGGTTTATGCCTTGGCGGCAGTCTCGATAGTGCTATCGTCGTGGATGATTACCGTGTGCTGAACGAGGATGGCTTGCGTTTTGACGATGAATTTGTCCGTCATAAACTGCTGGATGCAATCGGCGATCTGTTCATGTGTGGTCATAACATCATTGGTGCATTTACGGCATTCAAATCTGGTCACGCGCTGAATAACAAGTTATTGCAGGCGGTACTGGCCAGACAGGAAGCATGGGAATATGTAACCTTTGAAGATGAGGCCGAAATGCCAGTCGCTTTCCGGGCTCCCTCGACCGTGTTGGCCTGACCCTTCTAGTTATTTTATTCAGACGACTGGTTTTCGCTGGTACTCTCTCCGGCTAGCGAAGCCAGTCTTTCTAATATTTTCTGCAACCTTTCCGGG from Musicola paradisiaca NCPPB 2511 carries:
- the lpxC gene encoding UDP-3-O-acyl-N-acetylglucosamine deacetylase, producing MIKQRTLKRIVQATGVGLHTGKKVTLTMRPAPANTGVIYRRTDLNPPVDFPADAKSVRDTMLCTCLVNEHDIRISTVEHLNAALAGLGIDNIVVEVDAPEIPIMDGSASPFVYLLLDAGIEELNCAKKFLRIKQAVRVDDGDKWAELKPFNGFSLDFTIDFKHPVIDSGSQRFKLDFSADAFVRQISRARTFGFMRDIEYLQSRGLCLGGSLDSAIVVDDYRVLNEDGLRFDDEFVRHKLLDAIGDLFMCGHNIIGAFTAFKSGHALNNKLLQAVLARQEAWEYVTFEDEAEMPVAFRAPSTVLA